In one window of Microplitis demolitor isolate Queensland-Clemson2020A chromosome 4, iyMicDemo2.1a, whole genome shotgun sequence DNA:
- the LOC103577459 gene encoding O-glucosyltransferase rumi homolog translates to MFIYKFLIIISLKLNIIVNTEEEFCSIEKNSCSEDKKLEELIDLNNDYKDYYAAIKQAEDDYQECKAKKCGCFTDVIEQNLKPFKSDRINKKLIDYSLSRATIYQIIDGKLYRAKDCMFPSRCAGIEHFIHKVIDNVTDTEFLINTRDYPQSSRHFGTALPIFSFSKTPDYYDIIYPAWSFWEGGPAISLYPRGLGRWDQHRKSLDKASQEYPWESKNTQAFFRGSRTSSERDNLVLLSRDHPELVDAQYTKNQAWKSDEDTLHRPPAPEVSLENHCKYKYLFNYRGVAASFRHKHLFLCNSLVFHVGDEWTEFYYSAMKPWIHYIPVPKDASKRELERLIKFARDNDGISRKIAQRGRDFIWKKLRMSTIDCYWKKLLQKYTKLLTYKPVKRDNMQPISRR, encoded by the exons atgtttatttataaatttttaataataatatcattaaaattaaatattatcgtTAATACTGAGGAAGAATTCTgttctatagaaaaaaattcatgctCTGAAGATAAAAAACTTGAAGAATTGATAG atttaaataatgattataaagATTATTATGCAGCAATAAAACAAGCCGAGGATGATTATCAAGAATGTAAAGCTAAAAAATGCGGTTGTTTTACTGACGTTATCGAGCAAAATCTAAAACCATTTAAATCAGAtcgtatcaataaaaaattaattgattattcattatctag agcaaCTATTTATCAGATAATTGATGGAAAATTATATAGAGCTAAAGACTGTATGTTTCCATCAAGATGCGCTGGGATAGAGCATTTTATTCATAAAGTAATTGATAATGTGACAGACACtgagtttttgataaataccAGAGACTATCCCCAATCAAGTAGGCATTTTGGAACAGCACTTCCAATATTTTCTTTcagtaaa actcCGGATTACTATGACATAATTTATCCCGCCTGGTCCTTCTGGGAAGGAGGTCCTGCAATCTCACTATACCCTCGTGGTCTAGGTCGGTGGGATCAGCACCGGAAGTCTTTGGACAAAGCGAGTCAGGAGTATCCTTGGGAGAGTAAAAACACTCAGGCATTTTTTCGTGGCTCGCGAACAAGTTCTGAGCGTGACAATTTAGTTTTGTTGAGTCGGGATCATCCGGAACTGGTTGATGCTCAGTATACTAAGAATCAAGCTTGGAAATCTGatgaa gatACACTTCATAGACCACCAGCACCAGAAGTCTCGCTAGAAAATCAttgtaaatacaaatatttatttaattaccgcGGTGTCGCGGCATCATTCAGACACaagcatttatttttatgtaactcATTGGTCTTTCATGTGGGTGACGAGTGGACTGAATTTTACTACTCGGCAATGAAACCTTGGATTCATTACATTCCAGTACCCAAAGATGCGAGCAAACGAGAACTAGa ACGACTAATTAAATTCGCACGAGACAATGATGGAATATCACGTAAAATAGCACAGCGTGGTCGTGAttttatctggaaaaaattacGGATGTCAACAATCGACTGctattggaaaaaattgttACAAAAATACACGAAACTTTTGACTTACAAACCAGTAAAGAGAGACAACATGCAGCCAATCAGTCGGAGATGA
- the LOC103577463 gene encoding G1/S-specific cyclin-E1 has translation MPQASFQEQNAFQSCPLSTKSQTLKRKRKNTEPSEDTENIYPPTKQQQLAVSPSTCIESCNDVSYIEEVKTPQHQIAQETERREPSTWSELRTATCFLTPSTSTSGKHNPLPSFPWADGSQVWSMLCLGDQKTLAQRDPQMFQRHPTLQPRMRAILLDWLIEVCEVYKLHRETYYLAMDYIDRYLSTHQNVPKNQLQLIGITCLFIAAKVEEIYPPKIAEFAYVTDGACTEDEILGKELVVLKGLGWNLSPVTPPGWLNVYMQLESGDWGRPNAFIYPQYSGLQYTQAAQLLDLATLDEGSLKFPYSHMAAASIYHTQGRECALRVSRLTWEQLSPCVKWLAAFASTLADEGSQLLRSAVTPVETNSGSGLRASVPNIVLDESHRIQTHVIDLSMLEKAQQRHESNELPLEVFDQNSSLGTPGSPDQSGLLTPPSSSQKNSPTPSRLPPQLEPYT, from the exons ATGCCACAAGCTAG TTTTCAAGAACAAAATGCCTTTCAATCCTGCCCACTCAGTACCAAGTCCCAGACTCTGAAACGCAAACGAAAAAACACTGAGCCCTCTGAAGACACTGAAAATATTTACCCACCAAcaaaacaacaacaattaGCGGTATCACCGAGTACTTGTATTGAGTCATGCAATGACGTATCTTATATTGAAGAAGTAAAAACACCTCAGCATCAAATAGCACAGGAAACAGAACGAAGAGAGCCATCAACATGGTCGGAGCTTCGTACAGCGACATGTTTTCTCACtccatcaacatcaacaaGTGGAAAACACAATCCACTTCCGTCATTTCCTTGGGCTGATGGGTCACAAGTGTGGTCAATGCTCTGTCTGGGTGATCAAAAAACTTTGGCACAGAGGGATCCACAAATGTTCCAAAGGCATCCAACTCTACAGCCACGTATGCGGGCTATTTTACTCGACTGGTTGATTGAAGTTTGTGAAGTTTATAAACTACATAGAGAGACTTATTATCTGGCTATGGATTACATTGACAGATATCTATCGACACATCAGAATGTaccaaaaaatcaattacaactTATTGGCATCACATGTTTATTTATCGCAGCAaag GTTGAAGAAATATATCCACCCAAAATAGCTGAGTTCGCGTATGTAACAGATGGAGCATGTACTGAAGACGAAATTCTTGGAAAAGAATTGGTAGTTTTAAAAGGACTTGGATGGAATTTATCTCCAGTAACGCCTCCGGGATGGTTGAATGTTTACATGCAACTGGAATCCGGTGATTGGGGGCGACCAAATGCGTTTATTTACCCTCAATACAGTGGCCTTCAATACACTCAAGCAGCCCAGCTTCTGGACCTTGCGACTCTAGATGAAGGCAGCTTGAAATTCCCGTACAGTCATATGGCTGCTGCGTCAATTTATCACACACAGGGAAGAGAATGTGCATTAAGAGTATCAAGACTTACTTGGGAACAGCTGAGTCCGTGTGTCAAATGGCTTGCGGCATTTGCATCAACACTTGCTGATGAAGGATCGCAATTGTTGAGATCAGCTGTTACACCCGTTGAAACTAATTCTGGTTCAGGACTGCGGGCCTCTGTACCTAATATTGTTTTAGACGAGAGTCATCGTATTCAAACTCACGTTATTGACTTGAGTATGTTAGAAAAAGCACAACAAAGACATGAAAGTAATGAATTACCTCTTGAAGTGTTTGATCAGAATTCGAGTTTAGGTACACCAGGTAGTCCTGATCAAAGTGGACTTCTCACTCCTCCATCCAgtagtcaaaaaaattcaccaACTCCTTCACGGTTACCTCCACAACTTGAACCGTATACGTAG
- the LOC103577464 gene encoding uncharacterized protein LOC103577464, with the protein MSSPTKIQASPKGIREGTRVILREITATLNNSPPSKSHMSGNETFKKATPEHEVKVNFAREFADAESYPSAVCPTTVITPAESNSISTASSFQSLTSTLSTKSSSGICVDSPSRSNDNSYSNLNDTGLDDLISACARIRLEDTTTFNADQSFGDVTFASATDELQLDRTVNITRSGTASPVPGNETQTIDTHANETKIISSNSPSPCDLNSTWNSNANVLPADTHIVNNVDNNPALNTSAEQISPEYSTATDLHTHFSINPPVNAINDEPVDSSQYLEALESNLTNDSQVLTSPISSDCLNDNSEFKKPVAVNKSTVSENVLTVSFEPLESEKYIETKFDFFVSSAPAVNETPFDTLNNLETINSLAIETGKEEVISEGPTTKSTEEFDTLPVLNNTEIIEFDIQAKTPNEFIEEAKNFEDKISLDVNKESNERPSDLDSTLLVDSIHFTLSHEDLQEALASEAEVKEDKNITTCTATEGLNLPNDYGDFTPQRQSTTLVTDIFKKNIETEESFKNIDIPDSKYFGVENDTPLGAPLDFEKLKLEAETIVKDIHNTSAELEKETFVPASPELFRDPSQVDFFLEKTGNGRGDRLRSDSLFANFDPLVLKSSMLPQGNGASPPASNDEQNGEKETSLPNNITPKRNPAIAAIDRLLFYSPMTPDNIKNVESEKIEPVEKTVSPPVPVVDSAMAEELELVRSTVLQLEEQLEKQKHSYDKQLDEKDKKNKSLQDTINQLQKQLAQEIKNKDQIAVIVDEHEKSISRLVAEREKNRNDIDAEKAFLLEELAETKKHLEASEASFNDVHSKYEKMKQAMILSNNNEATLRESLENNIEVMKGLQNRYEQIKLHAAARLDKANQDLEVMRKQHESEIIKLRAMLKKEELKCNSLTEMIDQKTKENKELTKILDEVIARVNPSDK; encoded by the exons ATGTCAAGTCCTACTAAAATTCAAGCAAGTCCCAAAGGAATTCGTGAAGGAACAAGAGTTATTTTACGTGAAATTACAGCTACTTTGAATAATTCTCCACCTTCAAAATCACACATG agTGGCAACGAGACTTTTAAAAAAGCAACACCGGAGCACGaagtaaaagttaattttgcTCGTGAATTCGCTGATGCAGAAAGTTATCCATCGGCTGTATGTCCAACGACAGTAATTACACCAGCTGAAAGTAACAGTATATCAACGGCAAGCAGTTTTCAAAGTTTAACATCAACATTAAGCACTAAAAGCAGCAGTGGAATTTGTGTAGACAGTCCGTCAAGATCAAACGACAACTCATACAGCAATTTAAATGACACTGGATTAGATGATTTGATATCAGCTTGCGCGCGAATTCGTCTTGAAGACACAACAACTTTTAACGCTGATCAATCATTTGGAGATGTAACATTTGCATCAGCAACTGACGAATTACAATTAGATCGGACTGTTAATATCACTCGTTCAGGTACAGCATCACCAGTTCCCGGCAATGAAACCCAAACAATTGATACGCATGCCAatgaaactaaaattattagttcAAATTCTCCAAGTCCTTGTGATTTAAACAGTACTTGGAATTCAAATGCAAATGTTTTACCAGCTGATACacatattgtaaataatgttgataataatCCTGCATTAAATACTTCAGCTGAACAAATTTCTCCAGAGTATTCAACCGCGACTGATTTGCATAcacatttttcaataaatccaCCAGTTAATGCCATCAATGACGAACCAGTTGATTCTTCTCAATATCTTGAAGCTCTAGAATCAAATCTTACAAATGATTCCCAAGTATTGACATCACCAATATCAAGTGATTgtttaaatgataatagtGAGTTTAAAAAACCAGTAGCAGTTAATAAGTCAACGGTATCAGAGAACGTACTGACTGTCTCATTTGAACCATTAGAatcagaaaaatatattgaaacgaaatttgatttttttgttagctCTGCTCCTGCTGTAAATGAAACACCTTTTGATACTCTGAATAATTTGGAAACTATCAACTCGCTGGCGATTGAAACTGGTAAAGAAGAAGTAATTTCTGAAGGACCGACAACGAAATCAACTGAAGAATTTGACACATTACCGGTGTTGAATAATACTGAAATTATCGAGTTTGATATTCAGGCAAAAACTCCCAATGAATTTATAGaggaagcaaaaaattttgaagataaaATATCATTGGATGTTAATAAGGAATCAAATGAACGTCCAAGTGATTTAGATTCAACTTTACTAGTAGATAGCATTCATTTTACTTTATCTCATGAGGATTTACAAGAAGCATTAGCTAGTGAAGCTGAAGTTaaagaagataaaaatataactactTGTACGGCAACTGAAGGCTTGAATTTACCAAATGATTATGGTGATTTTACACCTCAACGTCAAAGTACGACTTTAGttactgatatttttaaaaaaaatatagaaactgaagaatcttttaaaaatattgatataccGGATTCAAAGTACTTTGGTGTTGAAAATGACACACCATTAGGTGCGCCATTGgattttgaaaagttaaaattagAAGCTGAAACAATTGTCAAAGATATCCATAATACATCTGCGGAGCTTGAGAAAGAAACATTTGTTCCTGCATCACCCGAAc tGTTTCGTGATCCATCACAAGTTGATTTCTTTCTGGAGAAAACCGGAAACGGTCGTGGTGACAGATTAAGAAGTGATTCGCTCTTTGCTAACTTCGATCCACTGGTATTGAAATCGAGTATGTTACCACAAGGAAATGGAGCGAGTCCTCCAGCGTCAAATGATGAACAAAATGGTGAAAAAGAGACATCGTTGCCTAATAATATAACGCCTAAACGTAATCCAGCTATTGCAGCTATAGATAGATTATTATTCTACAGTCCAATGACTCcggataatataaaaaacgtgGAATCTGAAAAGAta gaaCCCGTTGAAAAAACTGTATCACCTCCTGTACCTGTCGTTGACTCAGCAATGGCCGAGGAATTGGAACTAGTTAGATCGACTGTTTTACAATTGGAAGAGCAATTGGAAAAACAGAAACACAGTTACGATAAACAGTTGgatgaaaaagataaaaaaaacaaatctttACAAGACACTATCAATCAATTGCAGAAACAGTTAGcacaggaaataaaaaataaagatcaGATTGC tgttATTGTCGATGAACATGAAAAATCGATAAGTCGATTAGTTGcggagagagaaaaaaatcgcAATGATATTGATGCAGAGAAAGCTTTTCTTCTTGAAGAGCTTGCTGAAACTAAAAAACATTTAGAGGCATCTGAAGCGTCGTTCAATGATGTTCATtctaaatatgaaaaaatgaaacaagCAATGATATtgtctaataataatgaagctACTTTAAGAGAGAGTCTTGAGAATAATATTGAAGTGATGAAAGGCTTACAGAATCGCTATGAACAAATAAAACTTCACGCTGCAGCACGACTTGATAA AGCTAATCAAGATTTAGAAGTAATGCGTAAGCAACATGAgtcagaaataataaaattacgagCGATGTTGAAGAAAGAAGAACTTAAATGTAATTCGCTAACAGAAATGATCGATCAAaagacaaaagaaaataaagaactCACGAAAATCCTCGATGAAGTTATCGCGAGGGTTAATCCAAgtgataagtaa
- the LOC103577462 gene encoding peroxisomal biogenesis factor 3 translates to MFERIKNFIQRHSRKFAVCGLIASSYIVISKYSHRKIIEWHKQEVQKRVLNSKRKQHYECTEKSCVQAIYNLGRCIKNSVLKYISSQEIIDKLKDGNCDKIACWNELKVNSICKSVIIIYADIMVVLIMQIQLNLISALMFVDSNRMEDERELRRIQENYLNLSNYFIDGGIKQLSLFIKQKVEQVLKSISLKDKLSLKELEQIYLGIMSSILADKNGDPVKNFRQYVFPPTINTENNNRFKEIINVTFDLLDSQEFHSLMQSNVRSGFVLMIDKISEFFDKAVNKNSENSSSMTEEVAENYLIVHNLENSKLPMAKIIPIVNNLFPDISEGNDIHETWLKFLIANHQLKSFGANIYEAFSPYQ, encoded by the coding sequence atgtttgagcgcataaagaattttattcaaagacACAGTCGTAAGTTTGCTGTCTGCGGTTTAATTGCCAGCAGTTAtattgtaatttcaaaatacagccatcgtaaaataattgaatggcACAAACAGGAAGTACAAAAAAGagtattaaattcaaaacgtAAGCAACATTATGAGTGTACAGAAAAATCTTGTGTTCAAGCGATTTATAATTTGGGCAGATGTATAAAAAACTCGGTGTTGAAATACATCAGCAGTCAGGAGATAATAGACAAATTGAAAGACGGTAATTGTGATAAAATTGCTTGTTGGAATGAGTTGAAAGTAAACTCTATCTGCAAAtcagttattataatttatgcgGACATTATGGTTGTTCTGATAATGcaaattcaattgaatttgATAAGCGCGCTGATGTTTGTTGATTCAAACAGAATGGAAGATGAGCGCGAGTTGAGAAGAATCCAAGAAAATTATCtgaatttaagtaattattttattgatggaGGCATTAAACAGctgagtttatttataaagcaaAAAGTTGAGCAAGTGCTTAAATCAATTTCGTTGAAAGATAAACTTAGTTTAAAAGAATtagaacaaatttatttaggtATCATGTCAAGTATATTGGCTGACAAAAATGGAGATCCTGTTAAAAATTTCCGGCAATATGTATTTCCACCGACGAtaaatactgaaaataataatagatttaaagaaataatcaACGTGACATTTGATTTGTTAGACAGCCAAGAATTTCATAGTCTGATGCAGTCAAATGTCAGAAGTGGATTTGTTTTgatgattgataaaatttcagaattttttgacaaagccgtcaataaaaatagtgaaaattcTTCCTCGATGACAGAAGAGGTGGCAGAAAATTATCTTATAGTtcataatttagaaaattcaaaattacctATGGccaaaataattccaatagtaaataatttatttccggATATCTCTGAGGGAAATGACATTCATGAAACTTggcttaaatttttgatcgcTAATCACCAATTGAAATCTTTCGGTGCTAACATTTATGAAGCATTTAGTCCTTATCAATAA
- the LOC103577465 gene encoding probable serine/threonine-protein kinase DDB_G0278901 translates to MHSENCPSVSFNDDSEVPSVHSTINLSTLEEDIAISSSTLDTRDKTSEETEPEYVSYKSLNKVIYLNEETMDCNYSESTETPKKNKILSQDLTSPELFKSDDEDDVKPVSKNFKRILSQPTVTKIIPRKLTQDELIIQSDSYLLTRTNKFLTGVPPPPKLTICQSDCTDFLSHIRKNRKYFWVDPFNKDDEKILSSDEVATNTTTTSTGTTTTTTTDDTDSTIFSAKSDLKKIISNESNERISLSRSRSLRNLTNAFDACDQSNSSASVIRTEISNDSAVTDCCSNTHTNNTNTSMETFNERVNNSSNCNINVNNNNNNNNNNNNNNNNNNNLNESELSNLSSITASIASISTTEATVKDNVKHVTFDIPQDEEHLGIFRTIDDKQAKSLPWPIIFKHKAPGIHYNRNKFIEEFENLSTKLCERYVGNETQSTCTIWFTKQAPGSAKKRMLLGKRGIGQSPGKRLSHLARRRKTFSSANLQGMAEKKQIVLNVKKPIIKKGKSPRGKSPRGKSPRGKSPRNSAKKRLSRKLLLEGPSPRKTKLETSKRALFQSPTNDRAGPSKSAQMGISNPQKIKRALFPTPQKKEGMPSNVEEVTKKRKSDEELEAPRVKWPKSLSFDCTYNNLDSSRESWSSDRYSSSNVHMKSETMSQPVKVGLSDNNKKKLLWAVYQALQSRGINMEHPKFKQYANQLARTVRKYMPDLENHNIPRKPGSTCDRMLKLANIHVLLVVEAKCD, encoded by the exons atACAAGAGATAAAACAAGTGAAGAAACAGAACCAGAATATGTCTCTTATAAATCACtgaataaagttatttatttaaatgaagaaACCATGGATTGTAATTATTCAGAGTCAACAGAAACcccaaagaaaaataaaattttaagtcaagaTTTAACAAGCCCCGAATTATTCAAAAGCGACGACGAGGATGATGTTAAACCAGTgtccaaaaatttcaaacgaaTATTATCACAACCAACAGTTACTAAAATAATACCCCGTAAATTAACTCAAGACGAGTTAATAATTCAATCCGACAGTTATTTACTTACGAgaacgaataaatttttaacaggaGTCCCGCCGCCTCCAAAATTAACGATCTGTCAAAGCGACTGTACTGATTTTCTAAGTCATATACGTAAAAATCGTAAGTATTTTTGGGTGGATCCCTTTAACAAAGacgatgaaaaaatattatctagcGATGAAGTAGCTACGAATACAACTACAACATCTACTGGTaccactactactactacgaCTGATGATACTGATAGCACAATTTTTTCTGCAAAgtctgatttaaaaaaaataataagtaacgAATCAAATGAAAGAATTTCATTGTCACGTTCACGTAgtttaagaaatttaacaAATGCCTTTGATGCCTGTGATCAATCAAACAGTTCAGCCTCTGTAATACGTACAGAAATATCTAATGACAGTGCTGTAACTGATTGTTGTAGTAATACCCAtacaaataatacaaatacaaGCATGGAAACATTTAATGAACGGgttaataatagtagtaattgtaatattaatgttaataataataataataataataataataataataataataataataataacaataatttaaatgaaagtgaattaagtaatttatcaaGTATTACAGCAAGTATCGCTTCTATTAGTACAACAGAAGCTACAGTTAAAGACAACGTAAAACACGTCACCTTTGATATACCCCAAGATGAAGAACACCTCGGAATTTTCCGTACCATTGATGATAAACAAGCAAAGTCTTTACCCTGgccgattatttttaaacacaaAGCACCTGGGATTCAttacaatagaaataaatttattgaggaatttgaaaatttgtcgACGAAATTATGCGAGAGGTACGTCGGGAATGAAACACAATCAACTTGCACCATTTGGTTCACTAAACAAGCACCTGGTAGTGCTAAAAAACGGATGCTGTTGGGCAAACGTGGAATTGGTCAGAGTCCGGGTAAAAGATTGAGTCATTTAGCGAGACGTCGTAAGACATTTTCAAGTGCCAATTTGCAGGGAATGGCTGAAAAGAAGCAAATTGTccttaatgttaaaaaaccaATCATTAAAAAGGGAAAGAGCCCGCGAGGTAAGAGCCCACGTGGTAAAAGTCCGCGGGGAAAAAGCCCGCGCAATTCGGCAAAGAAGCGGTTGAGTAGAAAATTGTTGTTAGAGGGACCTAGTCCCAGGAAAACAAAACTAGAAACGTCGAAACGCGCGTTATTTCAAAGCCCGACTAATGATCGTGCTGGACCAAGTAAATCTGCGCAGATGGGCATAAGTAATccgcaaaaaataaaacgcgcGTTGTTTCCAACTCCACAGAAGAAAGAAGGCATGCCAAGTAATGTGGAGGAAGTTACTAAGAAAAGAAAGAGTGATGAAGAGCTTGAAGCTCCAAGAGTCAAGTGGCCGAAGAGTTTGTCATTTGACTGCACGTACAACAACTTGGATAGTTCGCGAGAGTCTTGGAGTAGCGATAGATATTCAAGTAGTAATGTACATATGAAGAGTGAAACTATGTCACAACCTGTTAAAGTTGGGCtcagtgataataataaaaaa aaattactGTGGGCAGTCTATCAAGCTCTGCAGTCTAGAGGCATAAACATGGAGCatccaaaatttaaacaatacgCCAATCAGCTTGCGAGAACTGTAAGAAAATATATGCCTGATTTGGAAAATCATAATATTCCACGTAAACCAGGCAGTACTTGCGATCGTATGCTAAAGTTAGCGAATATTCACGTTCTTCTTGTTGTCGAAGCTAAGTGCGATTAG